One stretch of Synergistaceae bacterium DNA includes these proteins:
- the ribF gene encoding riboflavin biosynthesis protein RibF: protein MIVVLGSFDGFHRGHALLFKHAGELASSRNRDWGVITFDPHPGLFRHELSATLFTLRERELIRRFLGVPHIVNLKFDDELVHFSPRQFWNFLNDVVEVDGIVVGEDYRFGYRRTGDVPLLEEYCREKGIPFLPVAALTSRGVRISSSLIRSQIDAGDCESAARYLGYPWFLWGDVVHGFGRGRELGFPTANLNVPGAKLLPAEGVYAVAVPVGGQWKAGALSIGKNPTFDDLDDVRVEVFILSYEGSLYEASLPVFFLSRLRRQERFSDPGALSLQIQADVDRSRTIFDRSLAAKPDCYGGFLMGYTEILKKLGYK from the coding sequence ATGATTGTCGTTTTGGGATCCTTCGACGGATTTCACAGAGGACACGCGCTTCTTTTCAAACACGCCGGAGAACTGGCGTCTTCCCGAAACAGGGATTGGGGTGTCATCACCTTCGATCCCCATCCGGGGCTTTTCAGACATGAACTGTCCGCGACGCTTTTCACCCTGAGGGAGCGGGAGCTGATTCGCCGCTTTTTGGGGGTTCCTCATATCGTCAACCTGAAGTTCGACGATGAGCTGGTGCATTTCTCCCCCCGACAGTTTTGGAATTTTCTGAATGACGTGGTGGAGGTGGACGGCATCGTGGTTGGGGAGGACTACCGCTTCGGCTACCGGCGTACCGGAGACGTTCCTCTGCTGGAGGAGTACTGCCGGGAAAAGGGGATTCCCTTTCTTCCCGTGGCGGCCCTGACTTCCCGTGGCGTTCGCATATCCAGCTCTCTGATCCGGTCTCAGATCGACGCCGGAGACTGCGAGTCGGCGGCGCGGTATCTGGGCTATCCCTGGTTTCTCTGGGGAGATGTCGTCCACGGGTTCGGGCGGGGGAGAGAACTGGGTTTCCCCACGGCCAATCTGAACGTTCCCGGTGCGAAACTGCTGCCGGCGGAAGGAGTTTACGCCGTGGCCGTTCCGGTGGGCGGACAGTGGAAGGCCGGAGCTCTCTCCATCGGCAAAAATCCGACCTTCGACGACCTGGACGACGTGCGGGTGGAGGTCTTCATCCTCAGCTACGAGGGCAGCCTTTACGAGGCGAGTCTGCCCGTTTTTTTTCTCTCACGGCTTCGAAGACAGGAGCGGTTCAGCGATCCGGGCGCTCTTTCTCTGCAAATTCAGGCGGACGTGGACCGCAGCCGGACGATCTTCGACAGGTCCCTGGCGGCGAAACCGGACTGTTACGGAGGATTTTTGATGGGCTATACCGAAATTCTGAAAAAACTGGGCTATAAATAA
- a CDS encoding TatD family hydrolase yields MDTHCHINTDPLCSQASEVLRRAGEAGVKRILVVGSTPSDSAEAVRLARLYAAEGVFAAVGIHPHDSKLVEDELPEELLKLAEDPRVAAIGETGLDYHYDHSPRDVQRRVFRLHAEWARRTNKPLVIHVREAMEDALALLKSLPFDAARELRLLFHCYAGGLEYMNEVKALDAYISLAGPVTWAKNDALRETAAQAPEDRLLCETDAPWLTPRPYRGKTNEPAFVRFVYETVAEVRGISVEDLCRITDANAERLFGWGSLYA; encoded by the coding sequence ATGGATACGCATTGTCATATCAATACCGACCCTCTTTGTTCCCAGGCTTCGGAGGTTCTTCGGCGGGCCGGAGAGGCCGGCGTGAAGCGCATTCTCGTGGTGGGGAGCACGCCCTCGGACAGTGCCGAGGCGGTGAGGCTGGCTCGTCTTTACGCCGCGGAAGGGGTGTTTGCCGCGGTGGGCATTCATCCTCACGACTCGAAACTGGTGGAGGACGAACTTCCGGAGGAACTGCTGAAACTGGCGGAGGACCCTCGTGTGGCGGCCATCGGCGAGACGGGGCTGGATTACCACTACGACCATTCTCCCCGGGATGTTCAGCGAAGGGTGTTTCGCCTGCATGCCGAATGGGCCCGGCGGACGAACAAACCTCTCGTCATTCACGTGAGAGAGGCCATGGAGGACGCTCTGGCCCTGCTGAAATCGCTCCCCTTCGATGCCGCACGGGAACTGCGGCTGCTTTTCCACTGTTACGCGGGAGGGCTGGAGTATATGAACGAGGTGAAGGCGCTGGACGCGTACATCTCTCTGGCGGGGCCCGTGACCTGGGCCAAAAATGACGCCCTGCGGGAAACCGCCGCTCAAGCGCCGGAGGATCGTTTGCTCTGCGAGACGGACGCTCCGTGGCTGACGCCCAGACCTTACCGGGGGAAGACCAACGAGCCGGCTTTCGTTCGCTTTGTCTATGAAACTGTCGCGGAGGTTCGGGGGATTTCCGTGGAAGATCTGTGCCGGATCACGGACGCCAACGCGGAGCGCCTTTTTGGCTGGGGGTCTCTTTATGCCTGA
- the rbfA gene encoding 30S ribosome-binding factor RbfA has translation MATFRMARINKQLQREISLLLEQRIKNDGAKNAIITGVDCARDLETARVYFTTLDPAIRPEVLVELQNVKGALRTMLGHGLKLRHVPALEFLVDQSQEYGRHIDDVLRRLGLDSHGKEAEGDDDAGDEDEDGDEETEEGGQS, from the coding sequence TTGGCAACGTTTCGCATGGCGAGGATCAATAAGCAGCTTCAACGGGAAATATCGCTGCTTCTGGAACAGCGAATCAAGAACGACGGAGCGAAAAACGCCATCATCACAGGAGTGGACTGCGCTCGAGATCTGGAGACCGCGCGGGTGTATTTTACGACGCTGGACCCCGCGATTCGCCCGGAAGTGCTGGTTGAACTGCAGAACGTGAAAGGCGCACTGCGTACGATGCTGGGACACGGATTGAAACTGCGGCATGTGCCGGCCCTGGAGTTCCTGGTCGATCAGTCTCAGGAATACGGGCGGCATATTGATGATGTTCTGCGTCGGCTGGGGCTGGATTCTCACGGAAAAGAGGCCGAAGGAGACGACGACGCCGGGGACGAAGATGAAGACGGGGACGAGGAAACGGAGGAAGGGGGGCAATCATGA
- the truB gene encoding tRNA pseudouridine(55) synthase TruB, with protein MPNGLLLIDKPVGLRSAECVARVKKHFAGARVGHAGTLDSTASGLLIVLLGLATRLSDYVMKLSKVYEAEVCLGVSTDTCDSSGQVVFRGDAAKVDEAAFDSVLRSFWGERMQLPPGISALKVGGKPSHRIVRSGGAERPKARPVYVTSVKRCSPLREGRVRISVTCGKGTYIRSIVRDIGEILQCGACVTELRRLSTGPFHVRDALLPDATEEMELRLRSPAEVGAHFHRVSLSPDAERRLMDGLCVPLGEAGRYVPGSVSLSGGVYVEGKRMIGFADIETGAKGELCLRPKTNIIAGPEELR; from the coding sequence ATGCCGAATGGTTTGCTGCTGATTGACAAACCTGTGGGGCTCCGCAGCGCGGAGTGCGTGGCGAGGGTAAAAAAACATTTTGCCGGCGCCCGGGTGGGCCACGCGGGAACTCTGGACTCCACGGCTTCCGGCCTTCTCATCGTCCTGCTGGGGCTGGCCACGCGTCTGTCGGATTATGTGATGAAGCTCTCCAAGGTTTACGAGGCCGAAGTTTGTCTCGGAGTGTCCACGGATACCTGCGACAGTTCGGGGCAGGTGGTGTTTCGCGGGGACGCGGCGAAGGTGGATGAAGCGGCCTTTGACAGTGTCCTTCGTTCTTTTTGGGGAGAGCGCATGCAGCTTCCGCCCGGCATATCGGCTCTGAAGGTGGGGGGAAAACCCTCCCATCGCATCGTCCGTTCCGGAGGGGCGGAGCGGCCGAAGGCGCGGCCCGTTTACGTGACTTCCGTGAAACGGTGTTCACCCCTTCGGGAGGGTCGGGTGCGGATTTCCGTGACCTGCGGAAAGGGAACCTACATCCGCAGCATCGTTCGGGACATCGGAGAGATCCTTCAGTGCGGGGCCTGCGTGACGGAGCTGCGCCGGCTTTCCACCGGACCTTTTCATGTGAGGGATGCCCTGCTGCCGGATGCGACTGAGGAAATGGAACTTCGCTTGCGCTCCCCCGCGGAGGTGGGCGCTCATTTTCACCGCGTTTCCCTTTCGCCGGACGCCGAACGGAGGCTGATGGACGGACTCTGCGTTCCTCTGGGAGAGGCGGGGCGTTATGTTCCCGGTTCCGTGTCTCTTTCAGGAGGGGTGTACGTGGAGGGAAAGAGGATGATCGGGTTTGCCGACATCGAGACGGGGGCGAAGGGCGAGCTCTGCCTGAGGCCGAAAACCAACATTATCGCCGGTCCGGAGGAACTTCGATGA
- the infB gene encoding translation initiation factor IF-2, whose product MSKMRVYELAKILGKSNKDLMKILEDLGIEVKTHMSSIENDVAQLVEDALSESVPKTQTSDANPVEKKKIEWGEKSTIKSVAEKIGISSADAVKALMSAGIMVPATSPVDDKITKVLEKAFDVSFVFEEAPTPVETKKKRDKEPEKKPAEATPGPHGQKQKSGEEDGKRVPRPPIVTVMGHVDHGKTTLLDTIRHTNVTAREAGGITQHIGAYIVMHEKKPIVFLDTPGHEAFTAMRARGASVTDIVILVVAADDGVMPQTREAIDHVKAAGVPIVVAVNKVDKPTAKPDRVRQQLSDAGLVPEEWGGDVIMVDVSAKEGDGIPQLLEMVLLVAEMQELKGDPAASPEGVVIEAQLDKGKGPVATVIVQKGTLKRGDIVLFGSAWGKIRALIDTTGKNVNSAGLSTPVEILGLDEVPQPGEFFRVVSSEREARSALAESRSLQRDASGAPVHRVSLEDLYSQMQEGQIPQLNLLIKCDVQGSVEALCASLEKMATSEVGVNIVHRGVGRIAESDVMLASASNAVIVGFNVRPDANAKKIAESDGVEIRIYNIIYDVIDDVRAAMEGLLKPSLREQILGEAQIRSIFKIPKAGRVAGCHVTEGLVRRNAKVRVVRAGIVLWNGNISTLHHFKDEAREVKAGFDCGITLAGFQDFEEGDILEAYEVVEEKRTL is encoded by the coding sequence TTGAGCAAAATGAGAGTGTATGAACTGGCCAAGATTTTGGGTAAAAGTAACAAAGATTTAATGAAAATTCTGGAAGATCTGGGCATCGAAGTCAAAACGCACATGAGTTCCATTGAAAACGACGTGGCCCAGCTGGTTGAAGATGCGCTGTCGGAGAGCGTTCCGAAAACGCAGACGTCGGATGCGAATCCGGTGGAAAAGAAAAAAATAGAGTGGGGAGAGAAGAGTACGATTAAGTCAGTGGCGGAAAAAATTGGAATTTCCAGCGCGGATGCGGTAAAGGCGCTCATGTCGGCGGGGATCATGGTTCCCGCTACCAGTCCGGTGGACGACAAAATAACGAAAGTTTTGGAAAAAGCCTTCGACGTTTCTTTTGTTTTCGAGGAAGCGCCGACGCCCGTCGAAACGAAGAAAAAAAGGGATAAAGAGCCCGAAAAGAAACCGGCTGAAGCGACGCCCGGCCCCCACGGGCAGAAACAGAAAAGCGGCGAAGAAGACGGTAAACGGGTTCCGCGCCCCCCCATCGTTACGGTGATGGGACATGTGGACCACGGCAAGACGACGCTGCTGGACACCATCCGTCACACCAACGTCACGGCCAGAGAGGCGGGGGGCATCACCCAGCACATCGGCGCTTACATCGTCATGCACGAAAAGAAGCCCATCGTGTTCCTGGACACGCCCGGTCATGAGGCCTTTACCGCCATGCGCGCCCGGGGGGCCAGCGTGACGGACATCGTTATTCTCGTGGTGGCGGCGGACGACGGGGTGATGCCCCAGACCAGGGAGGCCATCGACCACGTCAAAGCGGCGGGAGTGCCCATTGTGGTGGCGGTGAACAAAGTGGACAAGCCCACGGCGAAACCGGACCGAGTCCGTCAGCAGCTTTCCGACGCGGGGCTGGTTCCCGAGGAGTGGGGCGGCGACGTGATCATGGTGGACGTTTCGGCCAAAGAAGGCGACGGTATTCCCCAATTGCTGGAAATGGTCCTTCTTGTGGCGGAGATGCAGGAGCTGAAAGGCGACCCTGCCGCCTCTCCGGAGGGCGTCGTCATTGAGGCCCAGCTCGACAAGGGCAAGGGGCCCGTGGCCACGGTCATCGTGCAAAAGGGAACTTTGAAGCGCGGGGATATCGTGCTGTTCGGGTCCGCCTGGGGCAAAATCCGTGCGCTGATCGACACCACCGGAAAAAATGTGAACTCCGCCGGACTGAGTACCCCAGTGGAGATTCTCGGACTGGACGAGGTTCCTCAGCCGGGAGAGTTTTTCAGGGTGGTGTCCTCGGAGCGGGAAGCCCGTTCGGCTCTGGCCGAAAGCCGTTCTCTGCAGCGCGACGCCTCGGGAGCGCCCGTTCATCGGGTTTCCCTGGAGGACCTTTACTCTCAGATGCAGGAAGGGCAGATTCCTCAGTTGAACCTGCTGATCAAGTGCGACGTGCAGGGGTCCGTGGAGGCTCTTTGCGCTTCTCTGGAAAAAATGGCCACCAGCGAGGTGGGCGTCAATATCGTTCATCGCGGAGTCGGACGAATCGCGGAGTCGGACGTCATGCTGGCCTCGGCCTCCAATGCGGTCATTGTGGGCTTCAACGTCCGCCCCGACGCCAACGCGAAAAAAATCGCGGAGTCGGACGGAGTGGAAATTCGCATTTACAACATTATCTACGACGTGATCGACGACGTTCGGGCGGCTATGGAAGGGCTTCTGAAGCCCAGCCTCCGGGAGCAGATTCTGGGTGAGGCGCAAATTCGCTCGATTTTCAAAATTCCGAAGGCGGGAAGGGTCGCCGGCTGTCATGTGACGGAGGGTCTTGTGCGCCGCAACGCCAAAGTGCGCGTCGTGAGGGCGGGCATCGTTCTCTGGAACGGCAATATTTCCACGCTGCATCATTTTAAGGACGAGGCGCGGGAGGTCAAGGCGGGGTTCGACTGCGGCATCACCCTGGCGGGATTCCAGGACTTCGAAGAAGGCGATATTTTGGAGGCTTACGAGGTCGTTGAGGAAAAACGCACGCTGTAA
- a CDS encoding DUF448 domain-containing protein: protein MAGIPRQRPRTCVACREESFRRALVRVVRSPEGTVALDTRGKLPGRGAYLCARRECVEKARKTGALSRALKTEVSPEIFEKLLEYIETGGGGRDRAEIRKELHSILGLSRRASLIYIGTDSVKSQCKKEPLLILTAADASDSVGAIVGGIEGGGHVHLRMPLSSAELSAALGASNVQAIALPERNGLADKIKMLLREGGIALEQNESV from the coding sequence ATGGCCGGCATCCCGAGACAACGGCCCCGTACCTGCGTCGCCTGCAGAGAGGAATCCTTTCGGAGGGCGCTGGTGCGAGTCGTCCGCTCGCCGGAGGGAACCGTCGCCCTGGATACCCGGGGCAAACTTCCGGGGCGGGGGGCCTACCTCTGCGCGCGAAGGGAATGCGTCGAGAAAGCGCGGAAAACCGGAGCCCTGTCCCGGGCGCTGAAAACGGAGGTCTCTCCCGAAATTTTCGAGAAACTGCTGGAGTACATCGAAACCGGCGGCGGCGGTCGGGACAGGGCGGAGATCCGGAAGGAACTGCATTCCATTCTGGGGCTGTCGCGCCGGGCCTCTTTGATATATATCGGAACCGATAGTGTAAAATCGCAGTGTAAGAAGGAACCCCTGTTGATCCTGACCGCCGCCGACGCCTCCGATTCCGTCGGGGCGATCGTCGGGGGAATCGAAGGCGGCGGGCACGTTCATCTTCGTATGCCTCTTTCCAGCGCGGAGCTTTCCGCGGCTCTGGGAGCGTCGAACGTACAGGCAATAGCTCTGCCGGAGCGCAACGGTCTGGCGGATAAGATAAAAATGTTGCTTAGAGAAGGGGGAATCGCCCTTGAGCAAAATGAGAGTGTATGA
- a CDS encoding bifunctional oligoribonuclease/PAP phosphatase NrnA: protein MKTLNPEVLSQVARTLSEAASWYIFSHMKLDGDALGSGSALFEAGLLQGKNVRWTGPDPVPPSYDYLPNVENYRIQESYVFDSREILHIFLDSADEDRGVKGLRDARLPHAFILNIDHHEDNSLFGTMNCVEPGVSSVAELLWHIMQAGGWNITPRVAEGLYTGIISDTGGFMYSNTSPETHRVAADLLCREVDPAKIDAALRQNRSLEGMHLWGLALSRICRFGVQSQIAMTWLSRKDFETTGAIVADTESLVNQLLLIQGVRFAAMVTEGEKDARVSFRSRAGAVTAASVARSLGGGGHPRAAGTTLPLPLEDAIQIVRTTVENAYAEWFAAD from the coding sequence ATGAAAACCCTGAATCCGGAAGTCCTTTCGCAGGTCGCCCGCACGCTTTCCGAAGCCGCTTCATGGTACATTTTTTCCCATATGAAACTGGACGGAGACGCTCTGGGCTCCGGCTCGGCGCTGTTTGAGGCGGGGCTGCTGCAGGGGAAGAACGTCCGCTGGACGGGGCCCGACCCGGTGCCTCCCTCCTACGACTACCTTCCTAATGTGGAGAACTACCGTATTCAGGAAAGCTACGTCTTTGACAGTCGGGAGATCCTTCACATCTTTTTGGACTCGGCTGACGAGGACAGGGGCGTAAAGGGACTGCGGGACGCCCGGCTTCCCCACGCGTTCATTCTGAATATCGATCACCACGAGGACAACAGCCTTTTCGGCACGATGAACTGCGTGGAGCCGGGAGTGTCCTCTGTGGCCGAGCTCCTGTGGCACATCATGCAGGCGGGAGGGTGGAACATCACGCCCCGGGTGGCCGAGGGCCTTTATACGGGTATCATCAGCGACACGGGGGGTTTCATGTACAGCAACACCTCCCCCGAAACCCATCGGGTGGCGGCGGACCTCCTGTGCCGGGAGGTGGATCCGGCGAAAATCGACGCCGCCCTTCGCCAGAATCGATCTCTGGAGGGGATGCACCTGTGGGGGCTGGCCCTGAGCCGGATATGCCGCTTTGGGGTCCAGTCTCAGATCGCCATGACCTGGCTGTCCCGAAAAGATTTTGAAACCACGGGCGCCATAGTGGCGGATACGGAATCTCTCGTCAATCAGCTGCTGCTGATCCAGGGCGTTCGTTTCGCCGCCATGGTCACCGAGGGCGAAAAGGATGCGCGGGTCAGTTTTCGTTCCAGAGCCGGGGCGGTTACCGCCGCCTCTGTCGCCCGTTCCCTGGGGGGCGGAGGACACCCCAGAGCCGCGGGAACCACGCTGCCCCTTCCTTTGGAAGACGCCATTCAAATCGTTCGGACCACCGTGGAGAATGCCTATGCCGAATGGTTTGCTGCTGATTGA